Proteins co-encoded in one Papaver somniferum cultivar HN1 chromosome 5, ASM357369v1, whole genome shotgun sequence genomic window:
- the LOC113282622 gene encoding receptor-like protein kinase isoform X1 has protein sequence MVKAAAQEVMIIFHKPLLNSFLFLIIFIFPCIVSALSPDGLTLLSLSQNWISSTSLSSSYNSNWNSTDSTPCKWNGIKCDHKHKIISLTLTSSNITGQLGHEIGKLRSIETVDLSYNDFYGEIPSELGNCSELTYIDLSYNTLNGSLPDSLKNLRKLSYLAIYNNLLSGEIPESLFMLENLESVLLSSNQLTGSISSNIGNMTNLSLLYLYSNKLSGNVPYSIGNCTKLTEIYLKDNNFTGVLPKSLSNLKSLNVFDVGSNSLEGGISEGFDGSNCKTLSTLDLSSNRFDGEIPSELGNCTSLQVFSVADNKLTGGIPSSIGLMTELTELYLSENLLSGKIPAEIGKCRSLTLFEASYNQLEGEIPSELGLCSKLQTLYLYVNKLTGEIPLSIWKIQTLENVIVYNNSLSGELPVEMTELLHLKNISLFNNHFSGIIPEKLGINSSLLELDFVNNSFSGEIPPNLCFGRQLQILNLGLNQLHGDIPSDVGSCSCLNRLNLKQNNLTGLLPDFVKNASLSFMDFRGNSLSGKIPSSLGNLIKLQVLDLSGNNLQGSLRQQISKCTKLYYLDVGFNKLSGPIPSGLRSLTLLSNLKLQENQLNGEIPDFFPEFEHLLELQLGENLFRGSIPRSFGRLHDSVYALNLSGNALTGQIPVELGKLRKLQKLDISVNNMTGSVAPIGELLSLIELNVSYNSFSGRIPQSLMKFLNSSPTSFLGNPGLCVHCPLGSDVACTESNNILGICGDQSRSRNSLSKVKIVIIAISSVFVVIVVVLVSGCMFLSKRKQEMKDEVSDEDDQSPLISKIMKATENLSERFVIGRGAHGIVYKASISEENHYAVKKLDFVGLKGASASMIREIETVGQIRHRNLVRLEEICMRKDYGLILYRYMQNGSLYDVLHEISPTPDITWDIRYKIALGTAEGLCYLHQDCHPAIVHRDIKPNNILLDSEMEAHISDFGIAKLMDQSSASIQSISIAGTTGYIAPESAYTMIGKPESDVYSYGVVLFELISRKKALDASFPEGIDIVRWVNSRWSSQKSIDSIVDSSLLDEIVVSSLTEEVTKVLLLALQCTRTDPNERPTMREVVKQLEDANTRWETK, from the exons ATGGTTAAAGCAGCAGCTCAAGAGGTAATGATAATCTTTCATAAACCACTTCTAAACTCATTCTTATTCTTAATCATCTTCATTTTTCCTTGTATTGTCTCTGCTTTATCACCTGATGGTTTAACTTTACTCTCCCTTTCTCAAAACTGGATTTCATCAACATCATTATCATCTTCGTATAATTCTAATTGGAACTCTACAGATTCAACACCATGTAAGTGGAATGGAATTAAATGTGACCATAAACACAAAATAATCTCACTTACATTAACTAGTTCTAATATTACTGGGCAATTAGGTCATGAAATTGGAAAATTGAGATCTATTGAAACCGTTGATTTGAGTTATAATGATTTCTATGGGGAGATTCCAAGTGAATTAGGTAATTGTAGTGAACTTACTTACATAGATCTATCTTATAACACTTTGAATGGAAGTTTACCTGATAGTTTGAAGAATTTGAGGAAGTTGTCTTATTTGGCAATTTATAATAATTTGTTGAGTGGAGAAATACCAGAATCTTTGTTTATGTTGGAAAATTTGGAATCAGTTCTTCTTTCGTCGAATCAGTTAACTGGTTCGATCTCAAGCAATATAGGTAACATGACGAATCTTAGTTTGTTGTATTTGTATTCGAATAAATTGTCTGGGAATGTACCTTACTCAATTGGTAATTGCACTAAATTGACTGAGATATATTTGAAGGATAACAATTTCACTGGTGTTCTGCCGAAAAGTTTGAGTAATCTTAAGTCGCTGAATGTGTTTGATGTGGGTTCTAACAGTCTAGAAGGTGGGATTTCTGAAGGTTTTGATGGTAGTAATTGCAAGACATTAAGCACATTGGATTTGTCTTCTAACCGTTTTGATGGTGAAATTCCCAGTGAGTTGGGAAATTGTACTAGTTTGCAAGTTTTTTCAGTGGCCGATAATAAATTAACTGGTGGAATCCCGTCATCGATTGGTTTAATGACTGAACTTACTGAACTTTACCTCTCTGAAAATCTTTTATCTGGGAAAATACCAGCTGAGATAGGAAAATGTAGGTCCTTGACACTGTTTGAAGCTAGTTATAACCAGCTTGAAGGGGAAATTCCTAGTGAGTTGGGGCTTTGTAGCAAATTACAGACACTTTATTTGTATGTGAACAAGTTGACTGGGGAGATCCCGTTGAGTATTTGGAAGATTCAAACTCTAGAGAATGTAATTGTTTATAATAACAGCCTTTCTGGTGAATTACCTGTAGAGATGACTGagcttcttcatttgaaaaatatCTCTCTTTTCAATAACCATTTTTCCGGCATCATACCAGAAAAGTTGGGGATAAACAGTTCTTTATTGGAGCTTGATTTCGTAAATAACAGCTTCTCTGGTGAAATCCCACCGAATCTGTGCTTCGGAAGACAACTGCAAATTCTGAATTTGGGACTGAATCAGCTGCATGGTGACATACCTTCTGATGTCGGTAGCTGTTCTTGTTTGAACAGGTTGAATCTTAAACAAAATAATCTGACCGGGCTCCTTCCGGATTTTGTAAAAAATGCAAGCTTGTCTTTCATGGATTTTAGAGGAAATAGTTTGAGTGGAAAAATTCCTTCAAGTTTGGGTAATCTTATTAAACTGCAAGTTTTAGACCTATCTGGTAACAATTTGCAAGGTTCGTTGCGTCAACAAATCTCGAAGTGTACCAAATTGTATTATCTTGATGTGGGTTTCAACAAATTGAGTGGTCCGATACCATCTGGTTTAAGGAGCTTGACACTATTATCTAACTTGAAACTTCAGGAGAACCAGTTGAATGGAGAAATTCCTGATTTCTTTCCAGAGTTTGAACATCTTTTGGAGTTACAATTGGGTGAAAATTTGTTCAGAGGTTCCATCCCTCGATCATTTGGCAGGTTGCATGACTCGGTTTATGCTTTGAATCTGAGTGGCAATGCACTTACAGGCCAAATTCCTGTAGAGTTGGGGAAGTTGCGCAAACTCCAGAAACTGGATATATCTGTCAACAATATGACAGGAAGTGTGGCACCAATAGGTGAGCTCCTCTCATTAATCGAATTGAATGTTTCATATAATTCTTTCAGTGGCCGAATACCACAGTCACTGATGAAGTTCTTAAACTCTTCTCCGACTTCGTTTTTGGGAAATCCAGGCCTTTGTGTTCATTGTCCGTTGGGATCCGACGTAGCTTGTACTGAGAGTAACAACATTTTGGGTATCTGTGGTGATCAATCAAGAAGCCGCAACAGTCTTAGCAAAGTAAAGATTGTGATCATTGCTATTAGCTCTGTATTTGTCGTCATTGTGGTGGTTCTTGTTTCGGGTTGTATGTTTCTTtccaaaagaaaacaagaaatgaaGGATGAagtttctgatgaagatgatcaaTCACCTCTAATAAGCAAAATTATGAAAGCTACAGAGAATTTGAGTGAGAGATTTGTTATAGGAAGAGGAGCACATGGAATTGTTTACAAGGCATCCATCAGTGAGGAGAATCACTATGCAGTGAAGAAGCTTGATTTTGTAGGCCTTAAGGGAGCAAGTGCAAGTATGATTAGAGAAATTGAAACTGTTGGACAAATAAGACACCGGAATTTGGTAAGGTTGGAAGAAATCTGCATGAGAAAGGATTATGGGCTGATCTTGTACAGGTACATGCAGAATGGTAGTCTATATGATGTTTTGCATGAGATTAGCCCGACTCCCGACATCACATGGGATATTCGCTATAAGATAGCTCTAGGAACCGCTGAAGGATTGTGTTATCTTCACCAGGACTGTCATCCTGCTATTGTGCATCGAGACATCAAGCCTAACAACATACTTTTAGACTCAGAAATGGAAGCCCATATCTCTGACTTCGGCATTGCAAAACTCATGGATCAATCTTCCGCTTCCATCCAATCAATCTCGATTGCGGGTACCACTGGATACATTGCACCAG AGAGTGCATATACAATGATAGGGAAACCAGAATCAGATGTTTACAGTTATGGTGTAGTTCTATTTGAATTAATATCTAGAAAGAAGGCTTTAGATGCTTCGTTTCCAGAAGGAATTGACATCGTGAGGTGGGTGAACTCTAGATGGAGTAGTCAGAAATCCATTGATAGCATTGTTgattcaagcctcttggatgaaATTGTGGTTTCCTCACTAACTGAAGAAGTTACTAAAGTACTCTTGTTAGCTTTACAATGTACACGAACTGACCCGAATGAGAGACCTACGATGAGAGAGGTAGTGAAGCAGCTAGAAGATGCAAATACCAGGTGGGAAACAAAATGA
- the LOC113282622 gene encoding receptor-like protein kinase isoform X2 — protein sequence MVKAAAQEVMIIFHKPLLNSFLFLIIFIFPCIVSALSPDGLTLLSLSQNWISSTSLSSSYNSNWNSTDSTPCKWNGIKCDHKHKIISLTLTSSNITGQLGHEIGKLRSIETVDLSYNDFYGEIPSELGNCSELTYIDLSYNTLNGSLPDSLKNLRKLSYLAIYNNLLSGEIPESLFMLENLESVLLSSNQLTGSISSNIGNMTNLSLLYLYSNKLSGNVPYSIGNCTKLTEIYLKDNNFTGVLPKSLSNLKSLNVFDVGSNSLEGGISEGFDGSNCKTLSTLDLSSNRFDGEIPSELGNCTSLQVFSVADNKLTGGIPSSIGLMTELTELYLSENLLSGKIPAEIGKCRSLTLFEASYNQLEGEIPSELGLCSKLQTLYLYVNKLTGEIPLSIWKIQTLENVIVYNNSLSGELPVEMTELLHLKNISLFNNHFSGIIPEKLGINSSLLELDFVNNSFSGEIPPNLCFGRQLQILNLGLNQLHGDIPSDVGSCSCLNRLNLKQNNLTGLLPDFVKNASLSFMDFRGNSLSGKIPSSLGNLIKLQVLDLSGNNLQGSLRQQISKCTKLYYLDVGFNKLSGPIPSGLRSLTLLSNLKLQENQLNGEIPDFFPEFEHLLELQLGENLFRGSIPRSFGRLHDSVYALNLSGNALTGQIPVELGKLRKLQKLDISVNNMTGSVAPIGLCVHCPLGSDVACTESNNILGICGDQSRSRNSLSKVKIVIIAISSVFVVIVVVLVSGCMFLSKRKQEMKDEVSDEDDQSPLISKIMKATENLSERFVIGRGAHGIVYKASISEENHYAVKKLDFVGLKGASASMIREIETVGQIRHRNLVRLEEICMRKDYGLILYRYMQNGSLYDVLHEISPTPDITWDIRYKIALGTAEGLCYLHQDCHPAIVHRDIKPNNILLDSEMEAHISDFGIAKLMDQSSASIQSISIAGTTGYIAPESAYTMIGKPESDVYSYGVVLFELISRKKALDASFPEGIDIVRWVNSRWSSQKSIDSIVDSSLLDEIVVSSLTEEVTKVLLLALQCTRTDPNERPTMREVVKQLEDANTRWETK from the exons ATGGTTAAAGCAGCAGCTCAAGAGGTAATGATAATCTTTCATAAACCACTTCTAAACTCATTCTTATTCTTAATCATCTTCATTTTTCCTTGTATTGTCTCTGCTTTATCACCTGATGGTTTAACTTTACTCTCCCTTTCTCAAAACTGGATTTCATCAACATCATTATCATCTTCGTATAATTCTAATTGGAACTCTACAGATTCAACACCATGTAAGTGGAATGGAATTAAATGTGACCATAAACACAAAATAATCTCACTTACATTAACTAGTTCTAATATTACTGGGCAATTAGGTCATGAAATTGGAAAATTGAGATCTATTGAAACCGTTGATTTGAGTTATAATGATTTCTATGGGGAGATTCCAAGTGAATTAGGTAATTGTAGTGAACTTACTTACATAGATCTATCTTATAACACTTTGAATGGAAGTTTACCTGATAGTTTGAAGAATTTGAGGAAGTTGTCTTATTTGGCAATTTATAATAATTTGTTGAGTGGAGAAATACCAGAATCTTTGTTTATGTTGGAAAATTTGGAATCAGTTCTTCTTTCGTCGAATCAGTTAACTGGTTCGATCTCAAGCAATATAGGTAACATGACGAATCTTAGTTTGTTGTATTTGTATTCGAATAAATTGTCTGGGAATGTACCTTACTCAATTGGTAATTGCACTAAATTGACTGAGATATATTTGAAGGATAACAATTTCACTGGTGTTCTGCCGAAAAGTTTGAGTAATCTTAAGTCGCTGAATGTGTTTGATGTGGGTTCTAACAGTCTAGAAGGTGGGATTTCTGAAGGTTTTGATGGTAGTAATTGCAAGACATTAAGCACATTGGATTTGTCTTCTAACCGTTTTGATGGTGAAATTCCCAGTGAGTTGGGAAATTGTACTAGTTTGCAAGTTTTTTCAGTGGCCGATAATAAATTAACTGGTGGAATCCCGTCATCGATTGGTTTAATGACTGAACTTACTGAACTTTACCTCTCTGAAAATCTTTTATCTGGGAAAATACCAGCTGAGATAGGAAAATGTAGGTCCTTGACACTGTTTGAAGCTAGTTATAACCAGCTTGAAGGGGAAATTCCTAGTGAGTTGGGGCTTTGTAGCAAATTACAGACACTTTATTTGTATGTGAACAAGTTGACTGGGGAGATCCCGTTGAGTATTTGGAAGATTCAAACTCTAGAGAATGTAATTGTTTATAATAACAGCCTTTCTGGTGAATTACCTGTAGAGATGACTGagcttcttcatttgaaaaatatCTCTCTTTTCAATAACCATTTTTCCGGCATCATACCAGAAAAGTTGGGGATAAACAGTTCTTTATTGGAGCTTGATTTCGTAAATAACAGCTTCTCTGGTGAAATCCCACCGAATCTGTGCTTCGGAAGACAACTGCAAATTCTGAATTTGGGACTGAATCAGCTGCATGGTGACATACCTTCTGATGTCGGTAGCTGTTCTTGTTTGAACAGGTTGAATCTTAAACAAAATAATCTGACCGGGCTCCTTCCGGATTTTGTAAAAAATGCAAGCTTGTCTTTCATGGATTTTAGAGGAAATAGTTTGAGTGGAAAAATTCCTTCAAGTTTGGGTAATCTTATTAAACTGCAAGTTTTAGACCTATCTGGTAACAATTTGCAAGGTTCGTTGCGTCAACAAATCTCGAAGTGTACCAAATTGTATTATCTTGATGTGGGTTTCAACAAATTGAGTGGTCCGATACCATCTGGTTTAAGGAGCTTGACACTATTATCTAACTTGAAACTTCAGGAGAACCAGTTGAATGGAGAAATTCCTGATTTCTTTCCAGAGTTTGAACATCTTTTGGAGTTACAATTGGGTGAAAATTTGTTCAGAGGTTCCATCCCTCGATCATTTGGCAGGTTGCATGACTCGGTTTATGCTTTGAATCTGAGTGGCAATGCACTTACAGGCCAAATTCCTGTAGAGTTGGGGAAGTTGCGCAAACTCCAGAAACTGGATATATCTGTCAACAATATGACAGGAAGTGTGGCACCAATAG GCCTTTGTGTTCATTGTCCGTTGGGATCCGACGTAGCTTGTACTGAGAGTAACAACATTTTGGGTATCTGTGGTGATCAATCAAGAAGCCGCAACAGTCTTAGCAAAGTAAAGATTGTGATCATTGCTATTAGCTCTGTATTTGTCGTCATTGTGGTGGTTCTTGTTTCGGGTTGTATGTTTCTTtccaaaagaaaacaagaaatgaaGGATGAagtttctgatgaagatgatcaaTCACCTCTAATAAGCAAAATTATGAAAGCTACAGAGAATTTGAGTGAGAGATTTGTTATAGGAAGAGGAGCACATGGAATTGTTTACAAGGCATCCATCAGTGAGGAGAATCACTATGCAGTGAAGAAGCTTGATTTTGTAGGCCTTAAGGGAGCAAGTGCAAGTATGATTAGAGAAATTGAAACTGTTGGACAAATAAGACACCGGAATTTGGTAAGGTTGGAAGAAATCTGCATGAGAAAGGATTATGGGCTGATCTTGTACAGGTACATGCAGAATGGTAGTCTATATGATGTTTTGCATGAGATTAGCCCGACTCCCGACATCACATGGGATATTCGCTATAAGATAGCTCTAGGAACCGCTGAAGGATTGTGTTATCTTCACCAGGACTGTCATCCTGCTATTGTGCATCGAGACATCAAGCCTAACAACATACTTTTAGACTCAGAAATGGAAGCCCATATCTCTGACTTCGGCATTGCAAAACTCATGGATCAATCTTCCGCTTCCATCCAATCAATCTCGATTGCGGGTACCACTGGATACATTGCACCAG AGAGTGCATATACAATGATAGGGAAACCAGAATCAGATGTTTACAGTTATGGTGTAGTTCTATTTGAATTAATATCTAGAAAGAAGGCTTTAGATGCTTCGTTTCCAGAAGGAATTGACATCGTGAGGTGGGTGAACTCTAGATGGAGTAGTCAGAAATCCATTGATAGCATTGTTgattcaagcctcttggatgaaATTGTGGTTTCCTCACTAACTGAAGAAGTTACTAAAGTACTCTTGTTAGCTTTACAATGTACACGAACTGACCCGAATGAGAGACCTACGATGAGAGAGGTAGTGAAGCAGCTAGAAGATGCAAATACCAGGTGGGAAACAAAATGA